TACAGAGCAATAATCCTAACAGGCAGTAGTATAGTTAACCCAACTTGCCTTATAGCTTACAAACCCGCTGGGTTCTCCAGTGTCCACATCAGGAAGTTATAGATGGTGGAATGTGTTGCCCATAGGCCATTTTGAACCTGAACTCCTGCACCTGGCAAAAAAATTTGAGGGGCTATATCAATGTGTTTAAATGTACCAGCCGCGCTACACAAGTGTCCATAAGTATAAGCAGTCTGAGATGGGAGTGCACTGCAGGCACTCTCATCCTAAAATGCAAACGAGACTTTGAGTCTGACATGATAGAGCAATATAGTTtgtagataaggctactttcacactcgcattttggctttccgtttgtgagacccgctcaggactctcacaagcggtccaaaacggatcagttttgcgctaatgcattctgaatggaaaagggtccgctcagaatgcatcagtttggctctgttccgtctccattccgcactggaggcggacagcaaaactctgcctgcagcgttttgctgtctgcttgacgaaactgagccaaactggcacaatagaaaacttatccatcccccattgacattcaatggagttcatgacggattcgtcttggctatgttacagataaaacaaactgatccgttcatgacggatgcatgcggttgtattattgtaatggatcagtttttgcagatccatgacggatccgcccaaaatgcgagtgtgaaagtagcctaagacagtacCTTTAAAATAGGTAATGACAGACTAGAAGCACAGCAGTAGATATGTTATTTTCTGGCCACGTAAATAATAGCTGAGCAGCTTCTAAACAATATTTGACCAGTTGATCTATAAGCATGTGCTGGCATTAAGACTAGTTACTAAGGCACAGGTAGCTTCTTGCATAACTAAGAACATTTGTGCTTCTTGTtgttgcgttatggattccgttaccacggaccagaaTGCAattttatgacggaatgcctttagagggattccgttatttattccgtcataatagaagtctatgggctgcaaaactgatccgtcctatTTCCGTTCTGCAGGAGAGgagtcccctgcataacggaaacgggacatatccgctttgcagcccatagacttctattatgacggaatgcctctaaagacattccattatgcattccatcacatagaattgcgttacggtccatggtaacggaatccataacgcaattcagcttataccagtaaacgaagcgtgaacgaatttcaaaatatgaaattcgcatATCTCTACCTGTGACCAAAAACccaacatttttgttttttttgcgactgttgtgtTGAAGCCAGGGCATGTCATGTGTCACACTGCAGCCCCATTGACTAGCATTAAATCTTTAGATTGAGCAAAACGTGTCGCCCTAGCCAAACATTTTACCTAGCAATTTAATTTAGAACTCATCCTAGCAGAGCTACAGAGTAAGgcctccgcatcttttgcggccccattgaagtgaatgggtccgcacccgagccgcaaaaaatgtggctaggatgcggaccacaacaacggctgtgtgcatgaggcctaaggcctcctgaatacgaccatatccgttttgtggtctgcaaaatacggatgtggtccatgtgcaatatttttgtgggacccactgtaaaaaaaaaagaagcctatTATGGTCTACAAAATGGCCAAGAATAGAAgaggttctataatttgtggcacAGCTGTGTgttgtctgttttttatttttttgcggacctaggGTCcatgtgcgatctgcaaaaatgcgTATTGGACGCAAAccgaaaatacagttgtgtgcatgaggcctaaggctaaatACACATGTGTCGGACCTGCAGCAGTTGTTAAATATAAATCCAAAGCagaaactttaaccccttcaggaccctgccaggCCAAATCTTACATGCATCActgtatgtggtgataactttaaaacgcttttacttatccaagccattctgagattttcttgtcacatactgtacttcatgacagtggtaaatttgagtcaaaatatttaatttttatttataaaaaaataccaaatttaccagaaattgGTAAAAATTTcgcaatttttaaatttttaatttctctgcttttaaaacagatagtgatacctcctaaaatagttactttacatttcccatatgtctacttcatgtttggatcattttgtaaatgacattttatttttttgggacgttaaaaggcttagaagtttagaagcaaatcttaaactttttaagacaatttccaaaactcactttttaaggaccagttcaggtctaaagtctctttgtggggcttacgtaatagaaaccacccattaaaggccccattttagaaactacacccctcaaggtattcaaaactgattttacaaactttgttaaccttttaggtgttccacaagagttattggcaaatggagatgaaatttcattttccattttaatcaattttttttcagtaacaaagcaagggttaacatccaaacaaaactcaatatttattgccctgattctgtagtttatagaaacaccacatatgtggtcgtaaactgctgtatgaccaaacggcagggcgcagaaggaaaggaacgccatatggtttctggaaggcagattttgatggcctttttttttttaccccaggtcccatttgaagaactcctgatgcacccctagagtagaaattccaaaaaagtgaccacatctaagaaactacacccctcaaggtattcaaaacagattttacaagctttattaactctttaggctttccataagatttaatggaaaatataatttcagaatttcactttttgggaagattttcattttaataatttttttccagtaacaaggcaagggttaaccgccaaacaaaactcaacatttattactctgattctgcagtttacagaaacaccccatatgtggtcgtaaactgctgtacgggcacacagcagggtgcagaaggaaaggaaggccatttggtttttggaaggcagattttgctggacttttcaggggctgaaaaggcacagcagctccCGATGGGAGAGGAAGGAAGCTCCCCtatggaccgcggcatggaaggggttaaacggctgacatctgtgtgatgtcagccgtttcaagcacagtgtcagcaatgtgctgaaaaTGCTTTACAAGCTCAGCCATCCTGAAAATGAGAGGGAGGGCGGGCGGTTGATCGCGTGCCCCCCGCCCACATCACAAAGAGGGCTGCaggggttaaacataaaaaaaaggcattttgaagtttctgatccctgtggtcacggaccgcggggatcagaatcttctgaaagcgctgcaaactgcaggtctgaattgacctgcggtttgcagcgatcgccgatacgggggggtcacaggaccctcctcggcattgacccagggtgcctgctgattgatttcagcaggcacccagttccgatcaccaccagccgcgcggcggtgatcggaaatacacagggcgtacctgtaccgggacatcagggtgtACAGATAGGCCTTGTGTCCCTAAgaggttaaggggttaatacctATAGATATAGAATGGAATGTCATAAAAGTTGTTGTAGGTGTAATGCGTAGgagtcccaatacttttgtccttATAGTGTATGTGACAGCAGTATGAGTCCTTGAGGAAGTTGAAGATTCAGAGCTGATGACAATACAGAAGTAACTAGTCCCAAACATTTGTGATCATGTGATGGGGACAGATTTACATCCTCTGGAAATTCACctgcactaatatatatataaagcataagATACAAACTCATAGTCTCACCTCAGGAGAAGCATATGCTGCAGATCCACAGTAAGTGGTAGACAGATTTGAGCCATTGGGGAACATTATTCCGAAGCTGAAGTCTGTGATTTTGgccttgtcatctgatgtaataaGTATGTTCTCGCACTTTAAATCTCTGTGTGCCACATGATGCTCATGCAGATACTTGATGGCCTTGGTGATTTGCTTAAAAAGACTTCTGGCCTTTTCACTTGGCAACAGTCCTGTAGTCTGCACTAACTGTAGGAGGTCTGTCACACACAATTCCATTACTATAAAATGTAGTCCGTTACTTATCTCAATAAACTCAAAGGCAGTTATGACATTGGGATGTCGAACCTTCCTCAAAATGTCAAGCTCACGGGCTAGGAATTTCATGGTGTATTCAGCTGGGATCTTTCTTTTGTCTATGACCTTAATGGCCACTTTGCATTGGTATTTCCTTGATGTCGCCATTTTCACCTTTGAGTAGGATCCTTCACCAATGGTAGATAATGTATTGTAACCCAAGTCTTGTAGCAGAAGATCAACAGTGGACATGATATCAGAAAAAGACCAACCTATAATAACCTCAGGTTTGACTGGTAGCTTAGGTAGTGAGATGATGCTTTCTTATATAGTTTCTTGAGGGTTTGATGATGATAGTTGAAGGTTTCAGCTGTTCTTGAGTAATCCTACAACGTTTTTCATAGCTTCGCCCTATTGACATTTTCTTGTAACACTATTTTCAGGTAAAAATGGGCTCATCTGTGACCTATTTGGTTGCCATGGCTACAATTGTAACTGGCATCGGGCATATTAACATGGTACTCTATATTGGACCTTGCTCATGCTATCAATGTCTTGACCAATCCAAGTTTTTTTTTGGTCCATTTTTGGTAGCCTCTTACCACTGAATACTGGGTGCATGCAGTGTGCACAAGACCACATGTTTTGGAGATGCTCTGAACATCTAGCCATCACAATATGGCCCTTGTCAAAGTCAATTAGATCCTTACACTTTCcaatttttcctgcttccaacatATCATCTTCAAGAACTTACTTATTGCCTACCATCTCATCTCTTGACCGATGTCGCTGTGATAACAGAATGAGTGTTATTCATGTTACCTGTAAGTGGTTTTAATGATAGGACTGATCGGTGTATGTCAAGTGGGGGACTGGAAATATGTGTGCAGTCACTTGTTTAACCCCTTGATACAAATCAACGTAACTGTAAGTTTGATTTGCAACTAggattgtcacgataccaaaattgtgATTCGATTTTGATACTATAAagaagtattgcgatactcgataacacgcaaaaaaaataccaaaaaagccatgtgcattccgcattttatggaacgtccagaccataatagaacagtcctatcctatttttgggggggacaaggtgacaaaaaaatgggggggggggggggctagaaaCTGGGAATTTTTAAttacttgtcctattcaccctgatagagctctattagggtgaataggactttacactttccctgctgccctgggctttgtgcacacaacagcagggagattaccatggcagccagggcttcagtagcatcccggctgccatggtaaccgatcggagccacgcgattacactgctggggctccgatcggaaccgcaactgcaccaccaatgaggaggggaccctgtgtccACTGCCATCAATGAAGATAATACTAGGGGGGTTgaggcactgtgccaccaatgattatgaTTTAATactggtgttgggggggggggggcactgcgccaccaatgaagataattaacctgttaatacaaatgtaGGATGCGGGTGCCGGCGATAGTTTCACatacccgacctctatgacaaagTGCTGCGATCCCcatcaattaaccccttaggtgcggcacctgaggagttaattgccgCGGATTGCAGCTTCCTGTCATAGAGGGCAGGTGCCGGGTATGTGAAACTACCGCCGGCACCCGCATCCTACACTTGTATCAACAGGTTaattctcttcattggtggtgcagtggccacagtccctctcctccccccatctcttctcattggtggcagcggcacagtccatctccactgtgctgctgaagAGAACATGGTgcacgctgagagcagcgcgtcATGTTGTCTGATACCAGGCTGCGCAGTAGAAAAGTAGCAAATCCCAGTATCGAATCGATCCAGGTCGAAAAGTATCGATTAGGTATCGATACTTCGATACCCGATTGAACCCTATTTGCAAGTGCACTGCACACACACGTGTCCACAGACACAGTGACATCATGGTGATAGCAGTTGACTAGCTGGCACAGGACCAATCAGAATTTGCTGGAGATCGCTGTGATAGGTTAGAGCTGTCAAAGAAGAAGCCGTCATACTGTGTGAAAGAAATGATAAAATATCACCCCATGTACGCATTGCTGCAGACAAGCGAAGAACCGTCCGGACCCAAACTGCTGCATGTGTCCAGCTGATTCTCCGCTTGTCTGCCGGAACAGCCAATACTGGAGTTTCACACCGAAAGTGTGAAGCTATCCTTATAATCCACAACACTATTACAGTGCAGCTTTGGTAATTCACTCTGTGGTGTAACATTCGCCAACGACACACAGCAAATCCGAATTCTTCCCTGTGAAAATGTGCTTTAGAAAAGAGAATCTAGCACTGCCAAACATTCATGCCGCCTGTAGGTCTTAAATTCATACATCATTAATTGCTTGCTCAGactcagggccggcgtcataacggcaaacccgggcaagtaccggggcccaatgctcctggggggacccactgagctgctatgagcacttccaccaatacagatggaagctctgattgctgtcatttcacttacgcagtacccatttggtgggccctctgagtcacatgaggccggctgctgcagagactcagacacgccccttctacacaggacatactgcctgaggagagagaccggcagggctggagcagaagtgttaACACAGGTTGtaagtgagtctgcactgtgaagggctggagcagaagtgtgaacacaagttgtcagtgagtctgcactgtgaagggctggagcagaagtgtgaacacaggttgtcaatGAGTCTGCACTGtatcttctctgtgggacaggaggggggggggactcttccatctgctgctggatgctgcttcattctatttagttgttttactggttcattaagcagtttgcctccatggcGCCTGTCTCCCCCAATATtatgtcctatctcatcctcctgGAGCCTCTGCTGTCtcatttcctccctcatgtactgtgtccacccctcctgtccatccagggccccaggccccgtctcactcctctgcctctcatctcctCTGCATCTGAACCGCAtacaccataaggaccttctaacgtcacagggtcatgacTATGcccctgtcacggcctatggtgtgtttagtgacact
This portion of the Bufo gargarizans isolate SCDJY-AF-19 chromosome 1, ASM1485885v1, whole genome shotgun sequence genome encodes:
- the TSSK6 gene encoding testis-specific serine/threonine-protein kinase 6; this encodes MSTVDLLLQDLGYNTLSTIGEGSYSKVKMATSRKYQCKVAIKVIDKRKIPAEYTMKFLARELDILRKVRHPNVITAFEFIEISNGLHFIVMELCVTDLLQLVQTTGLLPSEKARSLFKQITKAIKYLHEHHVAHRDLKCENILITSDDKAKITDFSFGIMFPNGSNLSTTYCGSAAYASPEVLLSIPYDPRKYDIWSLGVILYIMATGKMPFDETNLNALPKIQQVGVTFPEAIEVDAKCKSLIKEILQYNPNDRPDIFTLIKQEWLLAA